A stretch of Campylobacter showae DNA encodes these proteins:
- a CDS encoding tyrosine-type recombinase/integrase: MKYALDCKDSFENSFIFWLTRYVKFKLSSLSNKELRDPKALASVNFALSREIKNIDQLDGLVKSARNAGLTGINTYFNPLKKIFETLKFYELESLKQIDEELLSEVLASVTGGLSDASKKNYRISAINFFAFLDKQNEEDGKAHVFDIGLKNWGGVGGARGQKLPEFMSEDEVKRFLEAIENAEFKSNANRNKLIIKIIIFTGIRVSEALNLKRKDIAEDGELYVIRIRGKGNKYRVVMIKRRLIEAHLDAIAINYINKEGYLFINKKGTRLTQAYVSRIVEQILFKAGIRKEKNGAHMLRHTFATMLYKKQKDLVLVQEALGHASLNTSRIYTHFDSEKLKLAAQVAEELSEE; the protein is encoded by the coding sequence TTGAAATACGCGCTTGATTGCAAGGATAGTTTTGAAAACTCGTTTATATTTTGGCTCACTAGATACGTCAAATTTAAGCTTAGCTCGCTCTCAAACAAAGAGCTTCGCGACCCAAAGGCGCTAGCAAGCGTAAATTTCGCCCTTAGCCGCGAGATAAAAAACATCGACCAACTAGACGGCCTCGTAAAATCAGCTAGAAACGCTGGGCTAACGGGCATAAATACCTACTTTAATCCACTTAAAAAGATATTCGAGACGCTCAAATTTTACGAGCTAGAAAGCCTAAAACAGATCGATGAAGAGCTGTTAAGCGAGGTGCTAGCTAGCGTCACGGGCGGACTAAGCGACGCGAGCAAGAAAAACTACCGTATAAGCGCGATAAATTTTTTCGCATTTTTGGATAAGCAAAACGAAGAGGACGGCAAGGCGCACGTCTTTGACATAGGGCTAAAAAACTGGGGCGGCGTGGGCGGAGCGCGCGGGCAAAAACTGCCTGAGTTTATGAGCGAGGATGAGGTTAAAAGATTTTTGGAAGCGATCGAAAATGCGGAGTTTAAAAGCAACGCCAACCGTAATAAGCTCATCATTAAAATTATCATTTTCACCGGTATCCGCGTGAGTGAGGCGCTAAATCTAAAGCGCAAAGATATCGCAGAAGACGGCGAGCTCTACGTCATAAGAATCCGCGGCAAAGGCAACAAATACCGCGTCGTCATGATAAAGCGCCGCCTCATCGAGGCCCACCTAGACGCGATCGCGATAAACTATATAAATAAAGAAGGCTATCTTTTTATCAACAAAAAAGGCACGCGCCTAACACAAGCATACGTGAGCCGCATCGTCGAGCAGATCCTCTTTAAAGCAGGCATCCGAAAGGAAAAAAACGGCGCTCACATGCTGCGCCATACCTTTGCCACGATGCTTTATAAAAAGCAAAAAGACCTAGTTTTGGTACAAGAAGCGCTCGGACACGCGAGCTTAAACACCTCGCGCATTTATACGCATTTTGATAGCGAAAAGCTAAAGCTCGCTGCTCAGGTAGCCGAGGAGCTAAGCGAGGAGTAG
- a CDS encoding 4Fe-4S dicluster domain-containing protein — translation MQSTLGSRRSFIAVTGVFIAATALRAAPNTFEKTKGPRYGMVIDLTRCVGCQSCTMNCAMENNVQAGAFRTIVSEYEASDKDGNRAVIASLPRLCNHCENPACIDVCPTGASYQRSNGIVKVNSAECIGCALCAEACPYHARYLSMQTYKVDKCTFCDHRLREGLLPACVETCVGGSRIIGDLNDENSNIRKFLAAHETMVLDSPKNTHPQVFYYGVSEILAKNDKELAAKKGYKQAISWSEEIAL, via the coding sequence ATGCAATCAACGCTAGGTTCGCGTCGTAGCTTTATCGCTGTGACGGGTGTTTTTATCGCGGCGACCGCGCTCAGGGCCGCTCCGAATACTTTTGAAAAAACCAAAGGTCCGCGCTACGGCATGGTCATCGACCTCACGCGCTGCGTCGGCTGTCAGTCGTGCACGATGAACTGCGCTATGGAAAACAACGTCCAAGCAGGCGCCTTTAGGACTATCGTTTCGGAGTACGAAGCTAGCGACAAAGACGGCAACCGCGCCGTTATCGCCTCGCTGCCGCGCCTTTGTAATCACTGCGAAAATCCAGCCTGTATCGACGTTTGTCCGACGGGCGCGAGCTACCAAAGAAGCAACGGCATCGTCAAAGTAAATAGCGCCGAGTGCATCGGCTGCGCTCTATGCGCCGAGGCCTGTCCATATCACGCCAGATACCTAAGCATGCAGACCTACAAAGTCGATAAATGCACCTTCTGCGATCACAGACTGCGCGAGGGATTGCTACCTGCGTGCGTGGAGACCTGCGTCGGCGGAAGCCGCATAATAGGCGATCTAAACGACGAAAACTCAAATATCAGAAAATTTTTAGCCGCTCACGAGACGATGGTACTAGATAGTCCGAAAAATACGCATCCGCAGGTTTTTTACTACGGCGTGAGTGAAATTTTGGCTAAGAACGATAAAGAACTGGCGGCTAAAAAAGGCTACAAACAAGCGATCAGCTGGAGCGAAGAGATCGCGCTGTAA
- a CDS encoding molybdopterin-dependent oxidoreductase, with protein sequence MQRREFLKNAAMISAVGATAAVADDAGKIKDDYKPQGSSLQPEFSVKDGKISMNDGHSVVFSMCHGCVAKCGLRLHVDEKAGRVLRCTGNPYHPLSNVHWASFDTSINDALLATTASGEDDRRATVCARGAALPEMIASPIRILSPLKRVGKRGEGKWKKISFEQLIEEVVEGGDLFGEGHVDGLRAILSDELIDEANPEYGTKRNQLLSFYLYDGRSDIVDRFIKKSFGTINHYSHGGICGGGFRVGGKIAHNAKGFAHTKPDYENSKFTIYWGTSPANGGNPFQKQAKMVAHARSTNNDFSYAVVDPTLTNAVKFAASDKGRWIGIKPGTDTALAMAMIRWIIENEKYAANYLMQPNLEQAKLAGEIHWCNATHLVITQKGHLDYGKFALVGDEWQVCSQSGKIQSYKINEPAKLYYKGKILLNGKKVEVKSSMQLLKESAYKHSLKEYSKICGVSVEDILWLCENFTKNGRQVSTNVHGGMMHTQAAMSTYAIFCLNTLMGTYGYKGGNVNASAGTHEFLKGRYDLESFEGAYKPNGLNLSRSGKYYETSSEFKRKVAAGGSGYPAQQPWYPISMPLVNETLTSHAAGYPYKVKAFINYMTNVVYGQAGLEVAVLDALKDSKNLPLFIGIDAFMNETNAYADYIVPDGVNLENWALPNSLWGTIAKTSVVRYPAVAAKQDRAADGTLIDVEAFYIAVAKRLGLKGFGKGAFKDKDGKPMDLDTKEQYYAAALANLAFDGEGVKDISKEDLKLSKISKTMKKLEPFLKDEEKPKVAHVLAKGGRFDSYESAYKGDKTTVKVPAATPAAIYYEPLGGHRHSITGEYMPGTPTLALAVASDGTPLEKFFPKSEWKYLVSSRKSNIQHYYTIVSPKLRAIHPKNFVRIAEDIASEQGIKTGDKVKITTPYGSQTGEAFVTNGVASGVISLEHGFGHDEFGARVHFIDGKPAFWLESAEKGVNHNKLGLLDPKRKGKFSLNDWLVGTCARQALPANIRKIG encoded by the coding sequence ATGCAAAGACGAGAATTTCTAAAAAACGCGGCGATGATCTCGGCCGTGGGCGCGACCGCTGCGGTAGCGGACGACGCGGGAAAAATAAAAGACGACTATAAACCGCAAGGTAGCTCGCTTCAGCCTGAATTTAGCGTAAAAGACGGCAAAATTTCGATGAACGACGGCCATAGCGTGGTATTTTCTATGTGTCACGGCTGCGTGGCAAAGTGCGGACTGCGGTTACACGTGGACGAAAAAGCAGGCCGCGTGCTAAGATGCACGGGCAACCCATACCATCCGCTATCAAACGTGCACTGGGCGAGCTTTGATACCTCGATAAACGACGCTTTGTTAGCGACCACGGCTAGCGGCGAGGACGATCGGCGCGCCACGGTATGCGCTAGAGGCGCGGCGTTACCGGAGATGATAGCTTCGCCTATTAGGATTTTATCTCCGCTAAAGCGAGTGGGCAAAAGAGGCGAGGGCAAGTGGAAAAAGATCAGCTTCGAGCAGCTCATCGAGGAGGTCGTCGAGGGCGGGGATCTTTTCGGCGAGGGGCACGTGGACGGGCTTAGGGCCATACTCTCAGACGAGCTCATCGACGAGGCAAATCCGGAATACGGCACCAAGCGCAACCAGCTTTTGAGCTTTTATCTCTACGACGGGCGCTCGGATATCGTCGATCGCTTTATCAAAAAATCTTTCGGCACTATAAATCACTACTCGCACGGCGGTATCTGCGGCGGCGGCTTTAGAGTCGGCGGCAAGATCGCGCACAACGCAAAGGGCTTTGCTCATACTAAGCCCGACTACGAAAACTCCAAATTTACCATCTACTGGGGCACCTCGCCCGCAAACGGCGGAAATCCGTTTCAAAAACAAGCCAAAATGGTCGCCCATGCAAGAAGTACAAACAATGACTTCAGCTATGCGGTAGTAGATCCTACTCTAACAAACGCCGTCAAATTTGCCGCCTCCGATAAAGGCCGCTGGATCGGCATCAAACCGGGCACCGACACTGCGCTTGCTATGGCGATGATACGCTGGATCATCGAAAATGAAAAGTACGCAGCAAACTACCTCATGCAGCCAAATTTAGAACAAGCAAAGCTAGCCGGCGAGATACACTGGTGCAACGCCACCCACCTAGTCATCACGCAAAAAGGCCACCTAGACTACGGTAAATTTGCGCTTGTTGGCGACGAGTGGCAGGTCTGTTCTCAAAGCGGCAAAATCCAAAGCTACAAGATAAACGAGCCGGCCAAGCTCTACTATAAAGGCAAAATTTTACTTAACGGCAAAAAAGTCGAGGTCAAAAGCTCGATGCAGCTGCTAAAAGAGTCCGCCTACAAACACAGCCTCAAAGAGTACTCTAAAATTTGCGGCGTGAGCGTGGAGGATATCCTCTGGCTGTGCGAAAATTTCACCAAAAACGGCAGGCAGGTCAGCACCAACGTCCACGGCGGCATGATGCACACGCAAGCGGCGATGAGCACGTACGCGATATTTTGCCTAAATACGCTAATGGGCACATACGGCTACAAGGGCGGCAACGTAAACGCAAGCGCGGGCACGCACGAGTTTTTAAAGGGTAGATACGATCTGGAGAGTTTCGAGGGCGCATACAAGCCAAACGGGCTAAATTTATCCCGCTCGGGCAAGTATTACGAAACGAGCTCGGAGTTTAAACGCAAAGTAGCAGCCGGGGGCAGCGGCTATCCTGCGCAGCAGCCGTGGTATCCTATCTCGATGCCGTTAGTAAACGAGACTCTCACCAGCCACGCCGCGGGCTATCCGTACAAAGTAAAAGCGTTTATAAACTACATGACGAACGTCGTCTACGGGCAGGCGGGACTCGAGGTCGCGGTGCTTGACGCACTAAAAGATAGCAAAAATTTACCGCTTTTCATCGGTATCGACGCCTTTATGAACGAGACCAACGCCTACGCCGACTACATTGTACCGGACGGGGTAAATCTAGAAAACTGGGCGCTGCCAAACTCGCTTTGGGGTACGATAGCTAAAACCTCGGTCGTGCGCTACCCGGCCGTCGCCGCTAAACAAGACCGCGCCGCAGACGGCACGCTAATCGACGTAGAGGCCTTTTATATCGCGGTGGCAAAGAGGCTCGGGCTAAAAGGATTTGGCAAGGGCGCCTTTAAGGACAAAGACGGAAAGCCGATGGATCTGGATACTAAAGAGCAGTATTACGCCGCGGCGCTGGCAAATTTAGCCTTTGACGGAGAGGGCGTAAAGGATATCAGCAAAGAGGATCTAAAGCTAAGTAAAATTTCAAAAACCATGAAAAAGCTAGAGCCGTTTTTAAAAGACGAGGAAAAGCCAAAAGTCGCGCACGTGCTGGCAAAGGGCGGTAGGTTTGACAGCTACGAGAGTGCGTACAAGGGCGATAAAACCACGGTAAAAGTCCCGGCTGCTACGCCTGCTGCGATCTACTACGAGCCGCTTGGCGGACACAGGCACTCTATCACGGGCGAGTATATGCCAGGCACGCCGACTCTAGCCCTTGCAGTCGCTAGCGACGGTACTCCGCTAGAAAAGTTTTTCCCAAAATCAGAGTGGAAATACCTCGTAAGCTCGAGAAAATCAAACATCCAGCACTACTACACGATCGTTAGTCCAAAGCTACGCGCGATACATCCAAAAAATTTCGTAAGGATCGCCGAGGATATCGCGAGCGAGCAGGGCATCAAGACTGGCGACAAGGTCAAGATCACGACGCCGTACGGTTCGCAAACGGGCGAGGCCTTCGTAACAAACGGCGTTGCTAGCGGCGTCATCAGCCTCGAGCACGGTTTTGGACACGATGAGTTCGGCGCTAGAGTGCATTTTATCGACGGCAAACCGGCCTTTTGGCTAGAAAGCGCGGAAAAGGGCGTAAATCACAACAAACTAGGCCTACTAGATCCGAAGCGAAAGGGCAAATTTAGCCTAAACGACTGGTTAGTGGGCACCTGCGCTAGACAGGCGCTACCTGCAAATATCCGTAAAATCGGCTAA
- a CDS encoding DUF3137 domain-containing protein encodes MTFSQAFILTKNKQKECRAAVAGSPGFIAFCIGVFALFFAALKVFDLASGAALVLLVLFFGLLFWVPAKLKNIGKAQDEYNEFYKEVFVRALIGEIDESFAYSAYSGISQSEFDEAGIYRPSTFYSEDSVRGVYKGVKFSLCEVISHEREYPRINNKYVAAFVLLKYAFDKYSDFKGSVLVCEFNKKFRDKTVAVSKDFNTKFLGDKELLDDVKFNKNFRVFTTDKVEARYLLTPAFMGKLNILKAYKNTLKSTSVAFMDNKFYLFCFSRRNFFEGRLFERPDINEARREQRYVRQMLSVIDELNLSLYIYR; translated from the coding sequence ATGACCTTTTCGCAAGCATTTATATTAACCAAAAACAAACAAAAAGAGTGCCGAGCTGCAGTGGCGGGATCGCCCGGTTTTATCGCCTTTTGCATCGGCGTTTTTGCACTATTTTTCGCGGCGCTTAAGGTTTTTGATCTGGCCAGCGGGGCGGCTTTGGTTTTGCTTGTGCTGTTTTTTGGCTTGCTATTTTGGGTGCCCGCAAAGCTAAAAAACATAGGCAAAGCACAGGACGAGTACAACGAATTTTATAAAGAAGTTTTCGTCCGCGCGCTCATCGGTGAGATCGACGAGAGCTTTGCGTATAGCGCCTACAGCGGTATCTCACAGAGCGAATTTGACGAGGCGGGGATTTATAGGCCCAGCACGTTTTACAGCGAAGATAGCGTGCGCGGCGTCTATAAAGGCGTCAAATTTAGCCTGTGCGAGGTGATCAGTCATGAGCGCGAATATCCGCGGATAAATAACAAATACGTCGCCGCGTTCGTCCTGCTAAAGTATGCGTTTGACAAGTATTCGGACTTTAAAGGCAGCGTGCTAGTTTGCGAGTTTAATAAGAAATTTCGCGACAAAACAGTCGCCGTTAGCAAGGATTTTAATACTAAATTTTTAGGTGACAAAGAGCTGCTCGACGATGTCAAATTTAATAAAAATTTTAGAGTTTTTACGACGGATAAGGTGGAGGCGAGATACCTTCTAACGCCTGCGTTTATGGGCAAGCTAAATATACTAAAAGCTTACAAAAACACGCTAAAATCGACCAGCGTAGCCTTTATGGATAACAAATTTTACCTTTTTTGCTTTAGCAGGAGAAATTTTTTCGAGGGGCGACTATTTGAGAGGCCTGATATCAACGAAGCTCGCCGCGAGCAAAGATACGTGAGGCAGATGCTTAGCGTCATCGACGAGCTAAATTTGAGCTTATATATTTATCGGTAA
- a CDS encoding acetate kinase, protein MKILVLNSGSSSVKFQLFDMGDNRVIASGLVEKIGEASSYAKLKDVGADKIYEERAPLKDHHEGLEAMRRLFVSSNILHDFSELDGIGHRIVHGGESFSDSALVTPDVIAKIEQNSVLAPLHNPGHLAGIKNAMHESGKKVPHVVVFDTVFHQTIPEYAYRYALPFDLCKRLHIRRYGFHGTSHHYVTKKAAEYLGVPYEKFNAVSLHLGNGASACAVQGGKSVDTSMGLSPLEGLIMGTRSGDMDPAVLTYLLNLGELTAEGIDAFLNKKSGLLGICGSNDMREVVAKMHEGDERAHLAFEMFCYRIKKYIGAYYAVLGRVDAVVFTGGIGENAPYSREKICNDLTHMGIKIDHELNFAASGGIRDLSVPDAAVKTLVVPTNEELEIALETKRVIENL, encoded by the coding sequence GTGAAAATTTTGGTTTTAAACTCGGGCAGCTCGTCGGTTAAATTTCAGCTTTTTGATATGGGCGATAACCGCGTCATCGCTAGCGGCCTAGTCGAAAAGATCGGCGAAGCAAGCTCCTATGCCAAGCTAAAAGACGTCGGCGCTGATAAAATTTACGAGGAGCGCGCGCCGCTAAAAGATCACCATGAGGGGCTTGAGGCGATGAGGCGGCTGTTTGTTAGCTCAAATATCCTGCATGATTTTAGCGAGCTAGACGGTATCGGGCACCGCATCGTGCACGGCGGCGAGAGCTTTAGCGACTCGGCTCTAGTTACCCCCGACGTTATCGCCAAAATCGAGCAAAACTCCGTGCTGGCACCCCTTCACAACCCGGGCCACCTAGCCGGTATAAAAAATGCGATGCATGAGAGTGGCAAAAAGGTACCTCACGTCGTCGTTTTTGATACCGTATTTCATCAAACTATCCCCGAGTACGCCTACCGCTACGCCCTACCATTTGATCTTTGCAAAAGGCTACACATCCGCAGATACGGCTTTCACGGTACTTCGCACCACTACGTGACCAAAAAAGCCGCCGAATATCTAGGCGTGCCGTACGAGAAATTTAACGCCGTCTCGCTGCATCTAGGCAACGGAGCCTCCGCCTGTGCTGTGCAAGGGGGCAAAAGCGTCGATACCTCGATGGGCTTAAGCCCGCTAGAAGGCCTGATAATGGGCACTAGAAGCGGCGATATGGACCCCGCGGTGCTTACATATCTTTTAAATTTAGGCGAGCTCACGGCTGAGGGCATAGACGCGTTTTTAAACAAAAAAAGTGGGCTACTAGGCATCTGCGGCTCAAACGATATGCGCGAAGTGGTCGCCAAAATGCACGAAGGCGACGAGCGCGCGCATCTAGCCTTTGAGATGTTTTGCTACCGTATCAAAAAGTATATCGGCGCGTATTACGCGGTTTTGGGTCGCGTGGATGCAGTCGTTTTTACTGGCGGTATCGGCGAAAACGCTCCGTATAGCCGCGAGAAAATCTGCAACGACCTAACGCACATGGGCATCAAGATCGATCACGAGCTAAATTTTGCCGCAAGCGGCGGTATACGAGATCTCAGCGTCCCTGACGCGGCGGTAAAAACTCTCGTCGTGCCTACTAACGAGGAGCTAGAAATCGCGCTAGAAACAAAACGGGTGATAGAAAATCTCTAA
- the pta gene encoding phosphate acetyltransferase translates to MANSILALGANFQEIYEIISTKFKNVAVFDPVNDFYGLENAKKAFENGSEREFFKSAINEFDRLAGSADFVLVKPAKSIANIGEIELNLQIARNLNIPIFCRENLSFFTRNSKLIVSGNLDEILNAKQDIITPLRFENSLFKLAAKDKKTVVLPESEDERILRASEILLKSGAVNLILLSDENEIKFEAEKLGINLNGARFINLEKNEYADRLTAALFEARKSKGVSLEQARELVRDRTYFATMLVQEGLADAMVSGANTTTAHTIRPALQIIKTRPDSPLVSSSFIMCFDEEILIYADCAINPNPDARQLAQIALASANTARAFGLEPLVAMLSYSSGDSGSGADIDLVRSAGEIARGLDPALKIEAPVQYDAAIDIAVARKKLPNSDVAGRANVFVFPNLNAGNIGYKIAQRSANCVAVGPILQGLKKPVNDLSRGCGVGDVVNTVLISAIQAANEGEK, encoded by the coding sequence ATGGCTAATTCCATCCTTGCGCTTGGCGCGAATTTTCAAGAAATTTACGAAATTATATCAACAAAATTTAAAAATGTAGCCGTTTTTGACCCCGTCAATGATTTTTACGGGCTCGAAAATGCCAAAAAAGCCTTTGAAAATGGCAGCGAGCGCGAGTTTTTTAAAAGCGCGATAAATGAATTTGACCGCCTGGCTGGGAGCGCTGATTTCGTACTCGTTAAGCCTGCAAAAAGCATCGCAAATATCGGCGAAATAGAGCTAAATTTACAAATCGCTAGAAATTTAAACATTCCCATTTTTTGCCGTGAAAATTTGAGCTTTTTTACACGAAACTCAAAGCTGATCGTAAGCGGAAATTTAGATGAAATTTTAAACGCAAAGCAAGATATCATCACGCCTTTACGCTTTGAAAATTCGCTATTTAAACTCGCCGCAAAAGATAAAAAAACCGTCGTTTTGCCAGAAAGCGAAGACGAGCGGATACTAAGAGCGAGCGAAATTTTACTAAAAAGCGGTGCGGTAAATTTAATCCTTTTGAGCGACGAAAACGAGATCAAATTTGAAGCGGAAAAACTGGGCATAAATTTAAACGGTGCGCGATTTATAAATTTAGAAAAAAACGAGTATGCAGATCGCCTAACCGCCGCGCTTTTTGAAGCTCGAAAAAGCAAGGGCGTAAGCCTAGAGCAAGCCCGCGAGCTCGTGCGAGATAGGACGTATTTTGCCACGATGCTGGTGCAAGAAGGGCTGGCAGATGCCATGGTGAGCGGTGCAAACACGACTACGGCGCACACTATCCGACCCGCACTTCAGATCATCAAAACGCGCCCGGATAGCCCGCTAGTTTCAAGCTCGTTTATAATGTGCTTTGACGAGGAGATCCTGATCTACGCCGACTGCGCTATAAATCCAAACCCGGATGCCCGGCAACTAGCGCAAATCGCGCTAGCATCGGCCAATACGGCACGCGCTTTTGGACTAGAACCGCTAGTAGCGATGCTAAGCTACTCTAGCGGAGATAGCGGCAGCGGCGCTGATATCGATCTGGTTAGGAGTGCCGGCGAGATAGCGCGAGGGCTGGATCCTGCCCTAAAAATCGAAGCACCCGTGCAGTACGACGCAGCCATAGATATAGCCGTAGCGCGCAAAAAGCTACCAAACAGCGACGTAGCAGGTCGCGCGAACGTTTTTGTATTTCCAAATTTAAACGCGGGCAACATCGGCTATAAAATCGCGCAAAGAAGCGCAAACTGCGTCGCCGTCGGACCGATCTTGCAAGGTCTAAAAAAACCGGTAAACGACCTAAGCCGCGGATGCGGCGTGGGAGACGTCGTAAATACGGTCCTAATCAGCGCGATACAAGCCGCAAATGAAGGAGAAAAATAG
- the flgH gene encoding flagellar basal body L-ring protein FlgH, whose amino-acid sequence MRKNIYFCALAAAFLSGCLPSADPRIDMKPPVYVEQLPAKQVNNQPNAGSLFGRGDNPLFADRKAMNVNDIVTVVISERANQSSSGKHDTSKNSTISLGGGIFTAGSAPLSTLATQLNKAGDIGFSAGNKNEFTGAGSSVRAEAFTTTISARIIKVLENGNYFIEGSRELLINGEKQIMQLSGVIRPYDISNANEIDSRYIADAKILYKTEGDVDRATRKPWGTKLMEAIWPF is encoded by the coding sequence GTGAGAAAAAATATTTACTTTTGCGCCCTTGCAGCAGCGTTTTTGAGCGGGTGTTTACCTAGCGCCGACCCTCGCATAGATATGAAGCCGCCCGTTTACGTCGAGCAGCTTCCCGCTAAACAGGTCAACAACCAGCCAAACGCGGGCAGCCTTTTTGGTCGCGGCGATAACCCGCTTTTTGCCGACCGCAAGGCGATGAACGTAAATGATATAGTAACCGTCGTCATCAGCGAGCGCGCCAACCAAAGCTCCAGCGGCAAGCACGATACGAGTAAAAACAGCACGATAAGCCTTGGCGGAGGGATATTTACCGCAGGCTCAGCACCGCTATCGACGCTAGCTACTCAGCTAAACAAGGCCGGCGACATCGGCTTTAGCGCGGGCAATAAAAACGAATTTACGGGAGCTGGATCTAGCGTGCGCGCAGAGGCCTTTACGACTACGATTTCAGCGCGCATCATCAAGGTGTTAGAAAACGGCAACTACTTTATCGAGGGTTCGCGCGAGCTGCTCATAAACGGCGAAAAACAGATCATGCAGCTTAGCGGCGTGATCCGTCCGTACGACATCTCAAACGCCAACGAGATCGACTCGCGCTACATCGCCGACGCTAAGATCTTATATAAAACCGAAGGCGACGTGGATAGGGCGACGAGGAAGCCGTGGGGGACGAAGCTTATGGAGGCGATCTGGCCTTTTTAG
- a CDS encoding acetolactate synthase large subunit, translating into MIKGISGSRMVMEALREEGVETVFGYPGGAALNIYDETYKQSYFKHVLTRHEQAAVHAADGYARASGKVGVAFVTSGPGFTNAVTGLATAYSDSIPLILISGQVPTSLIGTDAFQEIDAVGISRPCVKHNYLVRSIEELPRILKEAFYIARSGRPGPVHVDIPKDITAAVGDFDYPTEIKMPTYKPTYKGNAKQIKKALEVIAEAKRPLLYLGGGVVAANASELVRKFSAKTGIPAVETLMGLGVLAHEDKNLLSMVGMHGSYAANMAMSETDLIIALGVRFDDRVTGKLSEFAKNAKIIHVDIDPSSISKIVNAHFPIVGDLNCVLEEMVEKVSVNEQNLTAWREILARYDALNPLDYKDSDEIIKPQWVVRETAKILKESGKDAVIATDVGQHQMWVAQFYPFDRPRQLITSGGQGTMGFGLPAALGAKNAMPESTVVNFTGDGSILMNIQELMTATEIDKPVINIILNNNFLGMVRQWQTFFYGERYSSTDLSLQPDFVKIAEGFGGAGFVCRTKDEFRSALKEAMACGKTAVLDVRVDRFEDVLPMVPAGAAIYNMILKSKE; encoded by the coding sequence ATGATAAAAGGCATTTCTGGTTCGCGCATGGTGATGGAAGCCTTGCGCGAGGAGGGCGTAGAGACGGTCTTCGGTTACCCGGGCGGCGCAGCGCTAAACATCTACGACGAGACGTATAAGCAGAGTTATTTCAAGCACGTTTTGACGCGTCACGAGCAAGCTGCCGTGCACGCAGCAGACGGCTACGCACGTGCTAGCGGCAAGGTTGGGGTAGCGTTTGTCACCAGTGGCCCCGGCTTTACAAACGCGGTCACGGGCCTAGCTACCGCATACTCAGATAGCATTCCGCTTATATTAATCAGCGGCCAGGTTCCAACCTCGCTTATCGGCACGGACGCCTTTCAGGAGATTGATGCCGTAGGTATCTCTCGCCCGTGCGTGAAGCACAACTACCTCGTGCGCAGTATCGAGGAGCTGCCGCGCATCCTAAAAGAGGCCTTTTATATCGCTCGCTCTGGACGTCCCGGCCCCGTTCACGTCGATATCCCAAAGGACATAACCGCAGCCGTTGGGGATTTTGATTACCCGACCGAGATAAAGATGCCTACATATAAACCGACCTACAAAGGCAACGCAAAACAGATCAAAAAGGCACTCGAAGTCATCGCCGAGGCCAAACGCCCGCTACTTTATCTAGGAGGCGGCGTCGTGGCGGCAAACGCTAGCGAGCTCGTGCGTAAATTTAGCGCAAAGACGGGCATCCCCGCAGTCGAAACACTGATGGGCCTTGGCGTCCTAGCGCACGAGGATAAAAATCTACTCTCGATGGTCGGCATGCACGGCAGCTACGCGGCAAATATGGCGATGAGCGAAACCGATCTCATCATCGCGCTTGGCGTGCGGTTTGACGACCGCGTGACTGGCAAGCTCAGCGAATTTGCCAAAAACGCCAAAATCATCCACGTCGATATCGATCCTAGCTCGATCTCAAAGATCGTAAACGCGCACTTTCCAATCGTAGGCGATCTAAACTGCGTCCTAGAAGAGATGGTGGAAAAAGTAAGCGTAAACGAGCAAAATTTGACCGCGTGGCGCGAGATATTGGCTCGCTACGACGCGCTAAATCCGCTGGATTACAAAGACAGCGACGAGATCATAAAACCGCAATGGGTCGTGCGTGAAACGGCTAAAATTTTAAAAGAATCGGGCAAAGACGCGGTGATCGCCACCGACGTCGGCCAGCACCAGATGTGGGTCGCGCAGTTTTATCCGTTTGATAGGCCGCGCCAGCTGATAACTAGCGGAGGCCAGGGAACTATGGGCTTTGGTTTGCCCGCAGCCCTCGGAGCTAAAAACGCGATGCCGGAAAGCACCGTCGTAAATTTCACCGGCGACGGCTCGATCCTCATGAATATCCAAGAGCTGATGACCGCCACCGAGATAGATAAGCCCGTCATCAACATCATCTTAAATAACAATTTCCTAGGCATGGTGCGCCAGTGGCAGACCTTTTTCTACGGCGAGCGCTACTCCTCGACCGACCTTAGCCTGCAACCTGATTTTGTGAAGATCGCAGAGGGCTTTGGCGGAGCGGGCTTCGTGTGCCGCACGAAGGACGAGTTTCGCTCCGCGCTAAAAGAGGCGATGGCCTGCGGTAAAACAGCGGTACTAGACGTGCGCGTGGATAGATTTGAGGACGTACTGCCGATGGTTCCTGCGGGCGCGGCGATATACAACATGATCTTAAAAAGCAAGGAATAA